One Sinorhizobium mexicanum genomic region harbors:
- a CDS encoding xanthine dehydrogenase family protein molybdopterin-binding subunit translates to MTNVIGQPLPRIDGRAKVTGGARYAADFNQKGQAYAVIVSATAGLGRITEIGADAVSGMPGVIAVISHLNAPRLAYGEHKGVIDPATGERLHVLQDDQVRFWGQPVAIVVADTLDHAERAAAALKVAYAAERPVVDPTGLLASAVIPETMRRGGDAARGDADAALESAEVKVDESYDIARENHNPMEPHATIAVWDGDRLTLWSKSQFVINEQAEIAAIFGLPVENVQVICPFVGGAFGTSLRTWPHVTLAAIAAREVGRPVKLVLTRKQMFYITGHRPRTLQRIALGAAKDGKLKSLIHEGVGETSRYEEFIEALTSVSGFLYSCPDVRTRYRLVKLDTGTPTYMRGPGEASGVFALECAMDELSYKLGLDPIELRRLNEPEIDEAAGKPFSSRSLMTCYDAGAERFGWSKRDPKPRSMRDGRLLIGMGVASASYPAFHAPSSALARLLPDGTAEIEVAASDMGPGTYTSMTQVAAETLGLPIESVRFSLGRSDFPPAPSHGGSWTMASVGSAIRAACIAAQEEAAKRAIADQRSPVFGASIDGVMWEEGRLRRRGDTASGQAYGDIAASAGGPIEANASASRDPDIASRYSMHAFGAVFAEVAVDPDVGTIRVRRALGTYGAGRIVNPRLAASQCTGGMVGGIGMALMERTVLDQRDGRPVNAHMADYLVPVNLDIADIQAHFVDEVDPHVNALGVKGLGEIALVGMAPAIANAVFHATGIRVRTLPIRIEDMIA, encoded by the coding sequence ATGACGAACGTCATCGGACAACCGCTTCCTCGCATCGACGGCCGCGCCAAGGTAACCGGCGGCGCGCGCTATGCGGCCGATTTCAACCAGAAGGGCCAGGCCTATGCGGTGATCGTCAGCGCCACGGCCGGTCTTGGCCGCATCACAGAGATCGGCGCGGACGCCGTCTCCGGCATGCCGGGCGTAATCGCGGTCATCAGCCACCTCAATGCACCGCGGCTTGCCTATGGCGAGCACAAGGGAGTGATCGATCCCGCCACCGGTGAGCGCCTGCATGTGCTGCAGGACGATCAGGTGCGGTTCTGGGGTCAGCCGGTGGCGATCGTGGTTGCCGACACGCTCGATCATGCCGAACGCGCCGCCGCGGCACTTAAGGTCGCTTACGCTGCCGAGCGGCCCGTCGTCGATCCGACGGGTCTGCTCGCCAGCGCCGTCATTCCGGAAACTATGAGGCGGGGTGGCGACGCCGCGCGGGGCGATGCGGACGCCGCGCTTGAGAGCGCGGAGGTGAAAGTCGACGAGAGCTACGACATCGCCCGGGAAAACCACAATCCGATGGAGCCGCACGCGACCATCGCGGTTTGGGACGGCGACCGCCTGACGCTCTGGAGCAAGAGCCAGTTTGTCATCAACGAACAGGCGGAGATCGCCGCGATCTTCGGCCTGCCGGTGGAGAATGTGCAGGTGATCTGTCCCTTCGTCGGCGGCGCCTTTGGCACGAGCCTCAGGACCTGGCCGCATGTCACGCTCGCGGCCATCGCGGCGCGTGAGGTGGGGCGGCCGGTCAAGCTGGTGCTGACCCGCAAGCAGATGTTCTACATCACCGGCCACCGTCCGCGCACGCTACAGCGCATCGCGCTCGGGGCCGCGAAAGACGGCAAGCTCAAGAGCCTGATCCATGAGGGGGTCGGAGAGACGAGCCGCTACGAGGAGTTCATCGAGGCGCTGACCTCCGTCTCCGGTTTCCTCTACTCCTGCCCCGATGTGCGCACCCGCTATCGCCTTGTGAAGCTGGACACCGGCACCCCCACCTATATGCGCGGCCCGGGTGAGGCGAGTGGCGTCTTCGCGCTCGAATGCGCCATGGACGAGCTTTCCTACAAGCTCGGGCTCGACCCGATCGAACTGCGCCGCCTGAACGAGCCCGAGATCGACGAGGCCGCAGGCAAGCCGTTTTCGAGCCGGTCGCTGATGACGTGCTACGATGCCGGTGCCGAACGTTTCGGCTGGTCGAAACGGGATCCGAAACCGCGCTCGATGCGCGATGGGCGGCTGCTGATCGGCATGGGTGTCGCGTCCGCCAGCTATCCGGCGTTTCACGCTCCGTCGAGCGCGCTCGCGCGCCTCCTTCCCGACGGCACCGCCGAAATCGAGGTGGCGGCGAGCGACATGGGGCCGGGGACCTATACGTCGATGACGCAGGTGGCGGCCGAGACGCTCGGCCTGCCGATCGAGAGCGTCCGCTTCAGCCTCGGCCGCTCGGATTTTCCGCCCGCTCCCTCCCATGGCGGTTCCTGGACGATGGCGTCGGTCGGCTCGGCGATCCGCGCCGCCTGTATCGCGGCGCAGGAGGAGGCCGCAAAGCGCGCCATCGCCGACCAGCGCTCGCCGGTCTTCGGCGCGTCGATCGATGGGGTCATGTGGGAGGAGGGGCGTCTGCGCCGTCGCGGCGATACAGCGTCCGGCCAGGCCTATGGCGACATCGCGGCGAGCGCCGGCGGACCGATCGAGGCGAATGCATCAGCCAGCCGTGATCCCGACATAGCCAGCCGATATTCCATGCATGCCTTCGGTGCTGTCTTTGCCGAGGTGGCCGTCGATCCCGATGTCGGCACCATCCGGGTGCGCCGCGCGCTGGGTACCTATGGGGCAGGCCGCATCGTCAATCCGCGCCTTGCTGCCAGCCAGTGCACCGGCGGCATGGTCGGCGGCATCGGCATGGCGCTGATGGAGCGAACCGTGCTCGACCAGCGCGACGGCCGCCCGGTCAACGCGCATATGGCGGACTATCTCGTGCCCGTGAACCTCGATATCGCGGATATCCAAGCGCATTTCGTAGATGAGGTGGACCCGCACGTCAACGCGCTCGGCGTCAAGGGCCTCGGCGAAATCGCGCTTGTCGGCATGGCGCCCGCCATCGCCAACGCGGTCTTCCACGCGACCGGCATACGCGTGCGCACGCTGCCGATCCGGATTGAGGATATGATCGCCTGA
- a CDS encoding FAD binding domain-containing protein yields MLPFSYEKASSEQEAIAAAAAGARYIAGGTTLIDLMREEVERPERLVDINALPLGDIRVEGSDLVIGALARMTEIAAHPDTLRLQPLVAESLIEGASPQLRNVASIGGNLLQRVRCPYFRMLDAPCNKREPGSGCSAIDGLNGGHAILGVSDHCIATHPSDVAVALIALDATMRVRGPEGERTFPVEDLFRLPGDTPHLEHTLEAGELILDVRVPSGPHSRRARYLKVRDRESYEFALVSAAVAMETDGGVIRSVRIACGGVGTRPWRMRASEAELIGKEPSRPVFEAAARLAADGARPATGNHYKVELLQRTIVRTLEMVGEMA; encoded by the coding sequence ATGCTTCCATTCAGTTACGAAAAGGCCAGCAGCGAGCAGGAGGCGATCGCTGCCGCGGCCGCGGGCGCACGCTATATCGCCGGCGGTACGACGCTCATCGATCTCATGCGGGAGGAAGTCGAGCGTCCCGAACGGCTCGTCGACATCAACGCCCTTCCGCTCGGAGACATTCGCGTCGAAGGCTCCGATCTCGTCATCGGCGCGCTTGCCCGAATGACGGAGATCGCCGCCCATCCCGACACCTTGCGTCTGCAGCCGCTTGTCGCCGAATCCTTGATCGAAGGCGCATCGCCGCAATTGCGCAACGTCGCCTCGATCGGTGGAAACCTCTTGCAGCGCGTCCGCTGTCCTTATTTCCGCATGCTCGATGCGCCATGCAACAAGCGCGAGCCGGGCTCGGGCTGCTCCGCGATCGATGGGCTCAACGGCGGGCACGCCATACTCGGCGTCAGTGACCATTGCATCGCCACCCACCCGTCGGACGTTGCGGTGGCGCTGATCGCGCTCGACGCGACGATGCGCGTGCGCGGGCCGGAAGGCGAGCGCACCTTTCCCGTCGAGGACCTCTTCCGGCTGCCTGGCGATACGCCGCATCTCGAACACACGCTCGAGGCGGGCGAACTGATCCTGGACGTGCGCGTCCCCAGCGGTCCCCACAGCCGTCGCGCACGATACCTCAAGGTGCGTGACCGCGAGTCGTACGAGTTCGCATTGGTGTCTGCCGCCGTTGCCATGGAAACGGACGGCGGCGTGATCCGCTCGGTGCGGATCGCCTGCGGCGGGGTCGGGACCCGCCCGTGGCGGATGCGCGCCTCGGAGGCGGAACTGATCGGCAAGGAGCCGTCCCGCCCGGTCTTCGAGGCGGCTGCGCGGCTGGCGGCGGACGGCGCACGGCCGGCTACCGGCAATCACTACAAGGTCGAACTCCTGCAGCGGACGATCGTCCGTACGCTCGAAATGGTCGGAGAAATGGCATGA
- a CDS encoding (2Fe-2S)-binding protein, whose amino-acid sequence MAAGAATLAVIPSGAAQAASSTTAPTNQEGTSVTTARIRLTVNGNSRELELDPRQSLLDVLRETLDLTGTKKGCNQGACGACTILVDGKRINSCLTLAIMHDGAEITTIEGLAKGDELHPLQAAFIEHDGLQCGFCTSGQIMSGVGCIAEGHAHSPEEIRFWMSGNICRCGAYPGIVAAVADAAGRT is encoded by the coding sequence ATGGCAGCAGGAGCGGCGACGCTGGCAGTCATTCCATCCGGCGCGGCGCAGGCCGCGTCATCGACCACCGCACCTACAAACCAGGAGGGCACGAGCGTGACGACAGCGCGCATACGACTGACTGTCAACGGGAATTCGCGCGAACTGGAGCTCGATCCGCGCCAGTCGCTGCTCGACGTCCTTCGCGAAACGCTTGACCTCACCGGCACGAAGAAGGGCTGCAACCAGGGCGCCTGTGGTGCCTGCACCATTCTCGTCGATGGCAAGCGGATCAATTCCTGTCTGACGCTCGCCATCATGCATGATGGCGCCGAGATCACGACGATCGAGGGGCTGGCGAAAGGCGACGAGCTTCATCCGCTGCAGGCGGCCTTCATCGAGCACGACGGGCTCCAGTGCGGCTTCTGCACCTCCGGGCAGATCATGTCCGGCGTCGGCTGCATCGCCGAGGGCCACGCCCATTCGCCGGAGGAAATCCGGTTCTGGATGAGCGGCAATATCTGTCGGTGCGGGGCCTATCCGGGCATTGTCGCCGCTGTCGCCGATGCCGCCGGGAGGACCTGA
- a CDS encoding helix-turn-helix domain-containing protein, with protein MAGGAYGERLGEAVGAEASPSILVQRLQRTDFAATRVSWGKRESGRLGRIEREDGYLVCLQLLDLEPHPYWVEGRPVTIAPIRGGQFTLLDLNCEHSSVLADPIDCLAMYISRQSLDRIAEERGVSRTSTIGIAPGAPLDDLVVRSLGTSLLPALEAPEQASQLFLDHVGMALLGHLGSAYGDMPGGRRPKRGGLAPWQERRAKEILMAHLDGDIALEELAHECGLSRSHFARAFKETTGAPPHRWLLARRIERAQDLLLNSNLSITEIASSCGFADQSHFTRVFAKMVETGPGEWRRCRRW; from the coding sequence ATGGCCGGCGGAGCTTATGGCGAGCGGTTGGGCGAGGCTGTCGGGGCCGAGGCGTCGCCGAGCATTCTTGTGCAGCGACTGCAAAGGACAGACTTCGCCGCCACTCGCGTCAGCTGGGGGAAGAGAGAAAGCGGGCGCCTGGGCCGTATCGAAAGGGAAGACGGCTATCTTGTCTGTCTGCAACTGCTCGATCTTGAGCCCCACCCCTACTGGGTCGAGGGTCGCCCGGTCACGATTGCGCCGATCCGAGGCGGACAGTTCACGCTTCTGGACCTGAATTGCGAGCACTCCTCCGTCCTCGCCGACCCTATCGACTGCCTGGCGATGTATATTTCGCGCCAGTCGCTTGACAGGATCGCCGAGGAACGCGGCGTTTCGCGGACGAGCACGATCGGCATTGCGCCGGGCGCTCCCCTCGACGACCTCGTCGTTCGGAGTCTCGGAACCAGCCTGCTGCCGGCACTTGAGGCACCCGAGCAGGCCAGTCAGCTTTTCCTCGACCATGTCGGCATGGCTCTGCTCGGCCATCTGGGCAGCGCCTACGGCGATATGCCGGGCGGGCGTAGGCCAAAGCGCGGTGGCCTCGCGCCCTGGCAGGAGCGACGCGCCAAGGAGATCCTCATGGCGCATCTCGACGGCGACATCGCGCTCGAGGAACTCGCCCATGAATGCGGTCTCTCACGCAGCCATTTTGCCCGCGCTTTCAAGGAAACGACCGGCGCCCCGCCGCATCGCTGGCTGCTGGCACGTCGTATCGAGCGCGCCCAGGACCTGCTCTTGAACTCGAACCTGTCTATCACGGAGATCGCCAGCAGCTGCGGCTTCGCCGACCAGAGCCACTTCACCCGGGTCTTCGCCAAAATGGTCGAGACGGGCCCGGGCGAATGGCGGCGATGCCGGCGGTGGTAG
- the ppk2 gene encoding polyphosphate kinase 2 → MNKSTTETERPDWLEAELADTIDEDYELELSEPALSEEIRKIYRKAHPASIPRLEYFRTLLRLQAELIKLQDWVSYHKEKVVVIFEGRDSAGKGGVIKRITQRLNPRIVKVVALPAPSDREKTQWYFQRYVPHLPAGGEIVLFDRSWYNRSGVERVMGFATEDQVEQFFHDVPEFERMLVRSGIRLVKYWFSITDEEQQMRFLVRIHDPLKQWKLSPMDLQSRVRWEAYTKAKEETFARTNIPEAPWYIVEGNDKKRARLNCIDHLLHQVPYEDVPHEDITLPERVFNPDYERKVLPPELYVPSKY, encoded by the coding sequence ATGAACAAGTCGACGACAGAAACCGAACGCCCGGACTGGCTTGAGGCCGAACTGGCCGATACGATCGATGAGGACTACGAGCTCGAGCTCTCCGAGCCGGCCCTTTCCGAAGAGATCCGCAAGATCTACCGCAAGGCACATCCAGCCTCGATACCGCGCCTCGAGTATTTCCGCACGCTGCTCAGGCTGCAGGCGGAACTGATCAAACTGCAGGACTGGGTCTCCTATCACAAGGAGAAGGTCGTCGTGATCTTCGAGGGGCGTGACTCCGCCGGCAAGGGCGGCGTGATCAAGCGTATCACCCAGCGTCTCAACCCGCGCATCGTGAAGGTCGTGGCGCTGCCGGCCCCTTCCGATCGCGAAAAGACGCAATGGTATTTCCAGCGCTACGTACCCCACCTGCCGGCGGGCGGCGAGATCGTGCTCTTCGACCGGTCCTGGTACAACCGTTCCGGCGTCGAACGCGTCATGGGTTTCGCCACCGAGGACCAGGTCGAACAATTCTTCCACGACGTGCCGGAGTTCGAGCGCATGCTCGTGCGCTCCGGCATTCGGCTCGTCAAATATTGGTTCTCGATCACTGACGAGGAACAGCAGATGCGGTTCCTGGTGCGCATCCACGACCCGCTGAAGCAGTGGAAGCTCTCGCCTATGGACCTGCAGTCGCGGGTGCGATGGGAAGCCTACACCAAGGCCAAGGAAGAGACCTTCGCCCGCACCAACATCCCGGAAGCGCCGTGGTACATCGTCGAGGGCAACGACAAGAAACGCGCTCGGCTCAACTGCATCGACCACCTGCTCCACCAAGTCCCCTACGAGGACGTGCCGCACGAGGACATCACCCTGCCCGAGCGTGTGTTCAATCCCGATTACGAACGCAAGGTGCTGCCGCCGGAGCTCTACGTTCCGTCAAAATATTGA
- a CDS encoding DUF4168 domain-containing protein, translating to MITRYKAVATLTAAVFGMMTYSPAFALEVAQAQQTQPQQTQPMQGQPDSGGAAVSDQKIEAFAVAYLQVDKVRQEYSAKIEATPDQAAKEKLKNEASQQMVQAVEASNGISVEEYTSILTAAQNDPALAKKVQEKIQTSAPAQPNSAPAQQ from the coding sequence ATGATCACTCGTTATAAAGCCGTTGCAACGTTGACCGCTGCGGTCTTCGGCATGATGACCTACAGCCCGGCGTTCGCGTTGGAAGTGGCTCAAGCGCAACAGACGCAGCCGCAACAGACGCAGCCGATGCAAGGCCAGCCTGATAGCGGCGGTGCGGCCGTAAGCGATCAGAAGATCGAGGCCTTTGCCGTTGCCTATCTGCAAGTCGACAAGGTCCGGCAGGAATATTCGGCCAAGATCGAAGCGACCCCGGATCAGGCCGCCAAGGAGAAGCTGAAGAACGAAGCCAGCCAGCAGATGGTCCAGGCCGTTGAAGCTTCAAACGGGATATCCGTCGAGGAATATACGTCGATTCTGACGGCCGCGCAGAACGACCCGGCCTTGGCCAAGAAGGTTCAGGAAAAGATCCAGACCTCCGCCCCGGCGCAGCCAAATTCTGCACCGGCACAGCAGTAA
- a CDS encoding mechanosensitive ion channel family protein, producing MHFVGKLTAVTLVVLTGAMALTGSGPASAQQAPAQQAPQAAQPAQPAPQATQPAPAPAQQPQQTQPAQPAPPAQAAVESPVLDQATQQLAKAEGDLRRLAGRVESAKDDDALLAELKVQVDELSQQIIAASVATRPRLDEIKARLTELGDPPGAGAPPEQAIVTEERQHLLAERGAINAFTGTAENLSVEARKLANGITATRRALFSNTLLKHTEISAETLAVAVTTTIGETQALSRSVGSWLTFAWNYKRVPLLIAIFLSLCAALIFLAGSRRLFAPFLRHNGDEEEPNYFRKLSVAFWSTVIPTVSATAFAMSSYFFLNSFNVLRPDIAPILAITLAVVVVLLFITSLAQAVLSPSQSNWRLVRVSDRGARMLFISICAMAVVNVLDYLAGSISESLGSPVILTVAKSFVASIIIGLILMSMAWIRPMLRPDEPFGAPGRSWPRIVWISLLLMGALLVAIALGGYVGLARFIATQIIVTGAILVTMYIGILTGRSVSKQGAFAETRAGRYLERRFQLEQVGLDQIGLASGLGIYALVLLFFVPLILMQWGFKIADIESWTYRVLTEIRIGTITISLVGLLAGLLFFALGFVVTRWVQRWIDGNVMARSRVDAGVRNSIRTGIGYVGVGLAGLIGLSAAGIDLSSLALVAGALSLGVGFGLQNIVSNFVSGLILLVERPFKVGDWIVSGTTEGFVRRISVRATEIETFQHQSIMMPNSLLINASVGNWTHRNKLGRSEITVTVTYASDPRRVIELLQDIAAAHPMVLKNPAPSVGFTAFGDERMTFELRIYVADVLTAGNVRNDIRITIYERFRDEGIGSPFPLKIEDTTPEEEAPAEAEPSLGAEPEPPAEAEEAPETAPRSIAKRGSRGG from the coding sequence TTGCATTTCGTTGGAAAATTGACCGCCGTTACGCTTGTTGTCCTGACCGGAGCCATGGCGCTCACCGGCAGCGGGCCCGCGAGCGCCCAGCAGGCGCCGGCCCAGCAAGCCCCCCAGGCGGCGCAGCCAGCCCAGCCGGCGCCACAAGCAACACAGCCGGCCCCGGCGCCGGCGCAGCAGCCGCAACAGACCCAGCCAGCGCAGCCGGCCCCGCCGGCGCAGGCGGCCGTCGAGTCACCGGTCCTGGACCAGGCGACGCAGCAGCTTGCCAAGGCTGAAGGCGATCTCAGGCGGCTCGCCGGGCGTGTCGAGAGCGCCAAGGACGACGATGCGCTGCTTGCCGAACTCAAGGTGCAGGTGGACGAGCTTTCGCAGCAGATCATCGCTGCGTCGGTCGCGACCCGCCCGCGGCTCGATGAAATCAAGGCGAGGCTCACCGAGCTCGGCGATCCGCCCGGCGCGGGTGCGCCACCGGAGCAAGCGATCGTCACCGAGGAGAGGCAGCACTTGCTCGCGGAGCGCGGGGCGATAAATGCGTTCACGGGAACGGCGGAGAACCTTTCGGTCGAGGCGCGCAAGCTCGCGAACGGCATCACGGCGACAAGGCGGGCGCTCTTCTCCAACACGCTGCTGAAGCACACGGAAATCTCGGCAGAGACACTCGCCGTGGCGGTGACGACGACGATCGGCGAGACCCAGGCGTTGTCGCGCAGCGTCGGCAGTTGGCTGACCTTTGCCTGGAACTACAAGCGCGTGCCGCTCCTCATCGCGATTTTTCTCTCGCTCTGTGCGGCGTTGATCTTTCTTGCCGGTAGTCGCCGTCTCTTCGCGCCCTTCCTCCGGCACAATGGCGACGAGGAGGAGCCGAACTATTTCAGGAAGCTTTCGGTCGCCTTCTGGTCCACGGTAATCCCGACAGTATCGGCAACCGCATTCGCAATGTCGAGCTACTTTTTCCTCAATAGCTTCAATGTGTTGCGGCCGGATATTGCGCCGATCCTGGCGATCACGCTGGCGGTCGTCGTCGTGCTGCTCTTCATCACCAGCCTGGCTCAGGCCGTCCTGTCTCCCAGCCAATCGAATTGGCGTCTCGTGCGCGTTTCCGATCGCGGCGCCCGTATGCTGTTCATTTCGATCTGCGCGATGGCGGTGGTCAACGTCCTCGATTACCTCGCCGGAAGCATCAGCGAGTCCCTCGGGTCGCCGGTCATCCTGACCGTCGCCAAGAGCTTCGTGGCCTCGATCATCATCGGCCTGATCCTGATGTCGATGGCCTGGATCCGGCCGATGTTGCGGCCGGATGAGCCCTTCGGTGCGCCGGGCCGGTCCTGGCCGCGCATCGTCTGGATTTCGCTTCTCCTCATGGGGGCGCTCCTTGTCGCCATCGCGCTCGGCGGATACGTCGGCCTTGCCCGCTTCATCGCCACCCAGATCATCGTCACCGGCGCGATCCTGGTGACGATGTATATCGGCATTCTCACCGGCAGGTCGGTCTCCAAGCAGGGCGCCTTCGCAGAAACCAGGGCAGGGCGCTATCTCGAACGGCGCTTCCAGTTGGAGCAGGTGGGGCTCGACCAGATCGGGCTTGCCTCGGGCCTCGGCATTTATGCGCTGGTGCTGTTGTTCTTCGTGCCGCTGATCCTCATGCAATGGGGCTTCAAGATCGCCGACATCGAGTCGTGGACCTATCGCGTACTGACCGAGATCAGGATTGGTACGATTACCATCTCGCTCGTAGGCCTGCTTGCCGGCCTCCTGTTCTTCGCGCTCGGCTTTGTCGTCACGCGCTGGGTGCAGCGCTGGATCGACGGCAATGTGATGGCGCGCAGCCGCGTCGATGCGGGCGTGCGCAACTCGATCCGCACCGGCATCGGCTATGTCGGCGTCGGACTTGCCGGGCTCATCGGGCTGTCGGCGGCGGGCATCGACCTCTCGAGCCTTGCGCTCGTCGCCGGTGCTCTCTCCCTCGGCGTCGGTTTTGGCTTGCAGAACATCGTCTCGAACTTCGTCTCGGGCCTGATCCTGCTCGTCGAACGGCCATTCAAGGTGGGCGACTGGATCGTCAGCGGCACGACCGAAGGCTTCGTCCGGCGCATCTCGGTCCGCGCGACCGAGATCGAGACCTTCCAGCACCAGTCGATCATGATGCCGAATTCGCTGCTCATCAACGCCTCGGTCGGCAACTGGACGCACCGCAACAAGCTCGGCCGTTCGGAAATCACCGTCACCGTCACGTATGCCAGCGATCCGCGCCGGGTGATCGAGCTCCTGCAGGACATCGCCGCCGCCCATCCGATGGTGCTGAAGAACCCGGCGCCCTCGGTCGGCTTCACCGCCTTCGGGGACGAGCGCATGACTTTCGAACTGCGCATCTATGTTGCCGACGTGCTGACGGCGGGCAATGTGCGCAACGATATCCGCATCACGATCTACGAGCGCTTCCGCGACGAGGGCATCGGCTCGCCATTCCCGCTGAAGATCGAGGATACGACGCCGGAAGAGGAGGCGCCGGCCGAGGCGGAGCCCTCGCTTGGGGCAGAGCCAGAGCCTCCCGCCGAAGCAGAAGAGGCGCCGGAAACCGCGCCGCGCAGCATCGCCAAGCGCGGATCCCGCGGTGGGTGA
- a CDS encoding HlyD family secretion protein — MLEFLICSMLTIFPDFLFRRFVQGKRVGREINLYSMWFELRYGITACVILTVSLITMIFYFHPSTTNVTAVFRTVTILPESNGRVAEVFVGTNEKVAAGAPLFRLDNTEQQAALETARRRVAEIEAETTVAQSELASADGLIAQAEGAYLQAQNELQTQVELNQRNPNIVARREIERLQVAADGRKGALAAAVSNKQTLQTKISSLLPAQKASAEAALAQAQVDLDKTTVRAGVAGTVQQFSLRPGDVVNPMIRSAGILVPEERRIGLIAGFGQIEAQVMKKGMIAEATCIGKPFTIIPMVVTEVQDVIAAGQYRPTDQLVDVQQLARPGTLTTYLEPLFQGQLFDIPPGSSCIANAYTSNHDALHEPGISTWRWTYLHVIDTVGLVHAAILRLQALLLPVQTLVLTGH, encoded by the coding sequence ATGCTGGAATTTCTGATTTGCTCGATGCTCACCATTTTTCCCGACTTCCTGTTCCGCCGCTTCGTCCAGGGCAAGCGCGTCGGCCGTGAGATCAACCTCTATTCGATGTGGTTCGAGCTGCGCTACGGCATCACCGCCTGCGTGATCCTCACCGTTTCGCTGATCACGATGATCTTCTACTTCCACCCCTCTACGACGAATGTCACCGCCGTGTTCCGCACCGTCACCATCCTGCCGGAGTCGAACGGTCGCGTCGCCGAAGTCTTCGTCGGCACCAACGAGAAGGTCGCGGCCGGTGCGCCGCTTTTCCGTCTCGACAACACCGAGCAGCAGGCCGCGCTTGAAACCGCACGCCGCCGCGTCGCGGAAATCGAAGCCGAAACAACCGTGGCGCAGAGCGAGCTCGCCTCCGCCGACGGCCTGATCGCGCAGGCCGAGGGCGCCTATCTCCAGGCGCAGAACGAACTGCAGACGCAGGTCGAATTGAACCAGCGCAACCCCAACATCGTCGCAAGACGCGAAATCGAGCGGCTGCAGGTCGCAGCCGACGGCCGCAAGGGCGCGCTCGCCGCCGCCGTTTCGAACAAGCAGACGCTGCAGACGAAGATCTCCTCGCTGCTGCCGGCGCAGAAGGCAAGCGCCGAGGCGGCGCTCGCGCAGGCGCAGGTGGATCTCGACAAGACGACCGTGCGCGCCGGCGTGGCCGGCACCGTGCAGCAATTCTCGCTTCGACCCGGCGACGTCGTCAATCCGATGATCCGCTCTGCCGGCATCCTCGTGCCGGAAGAACGGCGCATCGGCCTTATCGCCGGCTTCGGCCAGATCGAGGCGCAGGTGATGAAGAAAGGGATGATCGCCGAGGCGACCTGCATCGGCAAACCCTTCACCATCATTCCGATGGTGGTCACCGAGGTCCAGGACGTCATCGCCGCCGGCCAGTACCGGCCGACGGACCAACTCGTCGACGTCCAGCAACTGGCACGTCCCGGCACGCTGACGACCTATCTGGAACCGCTCTTCCAGGGCCAGCTGTTCGATATCCCGCCCGGCAGCAGCTGCATTGCCAACGCCTATACCAGCAATCACGACGCCCTGCATGAGCCCGGCATCAGCACGTGGCGGTGGACGTACCTGCACGTCATCGACACGGTCGGTCTGGTGCACGCGGCGATCCTCCGGCTGCAGGCGCTGCTCTTGCCCGTCCAGACCCTGGTGCTGACGGGCCATTGA